Proteins encoded in a region of the Chloroflexota bacterium genome:
- a CDS encoding zinc-binding alcohol dehydrogenase: MLLVERFPVRLAARASGAGGNRARQGRQMRTNRVLVAGRNQVYLEEIEIADRPGPGEVMVETEATFISAGTELANYTGLDRNVDTPGSWCEYPWPSGYANVGRVLQVGEEVEGFEVGERVFSFGKHQKVTFVTHGGPGLGVNAAGSLLVKVPESLDGAVAAACRMPLVAMSSLSNTEWRLNDTVGVWGLGMVGNMAAQLFQLAGCRVIGIDPAGFRRDLAQAVGIGAVATPEPGEIRSQMDSLGATAGLDIAIDAVGESAILAEAYKFVRRFGQLTLLGSPRREHVADMNPLLSHIHWSGLKLRGSLEWLIPLTPQTAIDESTLHNLETVFDLAARGRLQIEPLISHRMQPQEIERAYQGLLNDKEHYSGVALIWEG; this comes from the coding sequence ATGTTATTGGTGGAGCGCTTCCCGGTCCGGCTCGCCGCACGGGCGTCCGGCGCGGGTGGGAATCGAGCAAGGCAGGGTCGGCAAATGCGCACTAACCGGGTGCTGGTGGCGGGCAGGAACCAGGTCTATCTGGAAGAAATCGAGATAGCCGACCGGCCTGGTCCGGGCGAGGTAATGGTCGAGACCGAGGCGACGTTCATTTCCGCCGGCACCGAACTGGCCAATTACACCGGCCTGGATCGGAACGTAGACACCCCCGGCTCCTGGTGCGAATACCCCTGGCCGTCCGGCTACGCCAACGTCGGCCGCGTGCTCCAGGTCGGCGAGGAGGTCGAGGGATTCGAAGTCGGCGAACGGGTCTTCTCGTTCGGAAAGCACCAGAAGGTAACCTTCGTCACCCACGGGGGTCCGGGCCTGGGGGTGAACGCCGCCGGATCGCTGCTGGTCAAGGTCCCGGAATCGCTGGACGGGGCGGTCGCGGCCGCCTGCCGGATGCCGCTGGTGGCGATGAGCTCGCTGTCGAATACCGAATGGCGCCTCAACGACACCGTCGGCGTCTGGGGCCTGGGGATGGTCGGCAACATGGCCGCGCAGCTGTTCCAGCTGGCCGGCTGCCGGGTGATCGGGATCGATCCGGCCGGGTTCCGGCGCGACCTGGCCCAGGCCGTCGGGATCGGTGCGGTAGCAACCCCGGAACCCGGCGAAATCAGGTCCCAGATGGACTCCCTGGGGGCAACCGCGGGCCTGGACATCGCGATCGATGCGGTCGGCGAATCGGCGATCCTGGCCGAAGCCTACAAGTTCGTGCGCCGGTTCGGGCAACTGACCCTGCTGGGTTCGCCGCGCCGCGAGCACGTGGCCGACATGAATCCGCTCCTCTCGCACATCCACTGGAGCGGGCTCAAGCTGCGCGGATCGCTCGAATGGTTGATTCCGCTGACTCCCCAGACCGCGATCGATGAGTCGACCCTTCACAACCTGGAAACGGTCTTTGACCTGGCCGCGCGCGGTCGCCTGCAGATCGAGCCGCTGATCTCGCACAGGATGCAGCCGCAGGAAATCGAACGCGCCTACCAGGGGCTGCTCAACGACAAAGAGCACTACAGCGGGGTCGCCCTGATCTGGGAGGGATAG
- a CDS encoding DUF3500 domain-containing protein, whose amino-acid sequence MAIETVAVKRTPAAARRLANSARRFLDGLDAAQLEEAQRPFEDVLRFEWNYVPVIRSGLRLDAMTGPQQKRAKELVDAALSVRGARQAREIIDHEAVLGEWEAMSGVEHDTRVMLARNPLFYYFSVFGEPGGSDPWGIKVGGHHIGVNINVIDGDYIAPVPLFLGANPAEVKHGPKIGHRILAEEEDLARALLGSLSPDQKGLAIVDPVAPFDILTVNYRTIKPGMTPKGIPFQNLNGEQRSRLARLVKHYVDRAAEDVAGTQWRRIERNELGQSGFAWAGPERKGSGHYYTIGSPGFVIEYDNVQNHANHIHSVWRDFSNDWGGDLLAAHYRDHESHHHH is encoded by the coding sequence ATGGCAATAGAAACGGTGGCGGTCAAGCGGACGCCGGCGGCGGCGCGGCGGCTGGCGAATTCGGCGCGCAGGTTCCTGGACGGGCTGGACGCCGCGCAACTGGAGGAGGCGCAGAGGCCGTTCGAGGACGTTCTGCGCTTCGAGTGGAATTACGTACCGGTGATACGTTCCGGCCTGCGTCTGGACGCTATGACCGGCCCGCAGCAGAAGCGGGCCAAGGAACTGGTCGATGCCGCCCTCTCGGTGCGCGGCGCCCGCCAGGCGCGCGAAATCATCGATCACGAAGCGGTGCTGGGCGAATGGGAGGCGATGTCCGGCGTCGAGCACGACACCCGCGTGATGCTGGCCCGCAACCCGCTCTTCTACTACTTCTCGGTGTTCGGCGAGCCGGGCGGGTCCGACCCCTGGGGCATAAAGGTCGGCGGTCACCACATCGGGGTCAACATAAATGTCATCGACGGGGACTACATCGCCCCGGTCCCGCTCTTCCTGGGTGCCAACCCGGCCGAAGTCAAGCACGGCCCCAAGATCGGCCACCGCATCCTGGCCGAGGAGGAGGACCTGGCGCGGGCCTTGCTGGGTTCGTTGTCCCCGGACCAGAAGGGGTTGGCCATCGTCGATCCGGTGGCCCCGTTCGATATCCTGACCGTCAACTACCGGACCATCAAACCCGGGATGACCCCCAAGGGGATACCTTTCCAGAACCTTAATGGCGAGCAGCGCTCGCGCCTGGCCAGGCTGGTCAAGCACTACGTCGACCGGGCCGCCGAGGACGTGGCCGGAACCCAGTGGCGGCGTATCGAGCGCAACGAACTCGGTCAGTCCGGTTTCGCCTGGGCCGGGCCCGAACGAAAGGGTTCGGGGCACTACTACACGATCGGTTCACCCGGATTCGTGATCGAATACGACAACGTCCAGAACCATGCCAACCACATCCACTCGGTCTGGCGGGACTTCAGCAACGACTGGGGCGGGGATCTGCTCGCCGCCCACTACCGCGACCACGAATCTCACCATCACCACTAG
- a CDS encoding HAD-IA family hydrolase, with protein sequence MIASVIFDFDGVILDTEKPNFESWREVFASHGVELDLGHWSRHIVGTADESNVFGHLEQLTGSRVDRGAVESARRVRYLRQVNSQAPMPGVLDRLREAQALGLNLGVASSSSRGWVEGHLQRLGILEFFGSIWTRDDVANAKPDPEIYRSVASALGSLPRQALAIEDSAHGVNSAKGAGLYCIAVPNSITRRLQLCNADLRIDSLTEISFIDLSEELGLK encoded by the coding sequence TTGATCGCCAGCGTCATCTTCGACTTCGACGGGGTCATTCTCGATACGGAGAAACCCAATTTCGAAAGCTGGCGGGAAGTATTCGCTTCCCACGGCGTGGAGCTGGACCTTGGACATTGGTCGCGGCACATCGTGGGAACCGCGGACGAATCCAACGTCTTTGGCCACCTCGAGCAATTGACCGGGAGCCGTGTAGACCGCGGGGCAGTCGAATCGGCCCGGCGCGTTCGCTATCTCCGGCAGGTCAACTCGCAAGCGCCGATGCCCGGGGTCCTGGACCGCCTGCGTGAGGCGCAGGCGCTGGGCCTGAATCTCGGCGTTGCCTCCAGCTCCTCGCGCGGCTGGGTCGAGGGCCATCTTCAGCGACTGGGCATCCTGGAGTTTTTCGGATCAATTTGGACCCGCGACGATGTGGCCAACGCCAAACCGGACCCGGAAATCTACCGGTCGGTTGCCTCCGCGCTCGGATCGCTGCCCCGGCAGGCCCTTGCCATCGAAGACTCGGCCCACGGCGTGAATTCCGCCAAGGGCGCCGGGCTGTACTGCATTGCCGTCCCCAACTCAATTACCCGGCGCCTGCAACTCTGCAACGCAGACCTGAGGATTGATTCGCTCACCGAGATCTCGTTTATAGACCTAAGCGAGGAATTGGGTCTGAAGTAA
- a CDS encoding circularly permuted type 2 ATP-grasp protein encodes MVLADGSPRPQWRALYAMLDNLDASDLVAIQEEVNRSFATEGITFTVYGDAEADERIIPVDCVPRLLPRADWEFLERGLRQRLKAVNRFLGDVYGAGEIVKDGIIPADMILTCPQYRPQMRGYEPPQGTWVAVCGTDLVRTNDGFFVLEDNLRVPSGVSYMIANRKAAKSALRREFRLHRVREVEHYGATLRTTLCELAPGGISNPTLAVLTPGIYNSAFYEHMFLAGEIGAMLVEGRDLVVDDGFVYARTTSGLKRIDVIYRRVDDDFLDPTVFRPDSLLGVPGLIHACRLGKVTLANAPGTGVADDKSVYAYVPAMIRYYLDEQPILANAPTFLCRRDDDLAYTLENLDQLVVKRVGESGGYGMLVGPHATADERRDYAEGIKANPADFISQPTLALSRSPCLIDGHLESRHVDLRPFVLCGAATRIVPGAFCRVALRRGSLVVNSSQGGGCKDLWVLEE; translated from the coding sequence ATGGTGCTCGCGGACGGGAGCCCGCGGCCGCAATGGCGCGCACTGTACGCGATGCTGGACAACCTGGACGCTTCCGATCTGGTCGCCATCCAGGAAGAAGTCAACCGGTCATTTGCGACCGAGGGGATAACTTTCACCGTCTACGGCGACGCCGAGGCCGACGAACGCATCATCCCGGTCGACTGCGTTCCCAGGCTCCTGCCGCGCGCCGACTGGGAATTCCTGGAACGGGGACTGCGCCAGCGGCTCAAGGCGGTCAACCGCTTCCTGGGCGACGTCTACGGCGCGGGGGAGATTGTCAAGGACGGGATCATTCCGGCCGACATGATCCTGACCTGTCCGCAGTACCGTCCCCAGATGCGCGGTTACGAGCCGCCGCAGGGGACCTGGGTGGCGGTCTGCGGCACCGACCTGGTGCGCACCAACGACGGTTTCTTCGTGCTTGAGGACAATCTGCGGGTCCCGTCAGGCGTCTCCTACATGATTGCCAACCGCAAGGCCGCCAAGTCGGCTCTGCGGCGCGAATTCCGCCTGCACCGCGTCCGCGAGGTGGAGCACTACGGGGCGACCCTGCGCACCACCCTTTGCGAGCTTGCGCCCGGAGGGATTTCGAATCCGACCCTGGCCGTGTTGACGCCGGGGATCTATAACTCGGCGTTCTACGAGCACATGTTCCTGGCCGGCGAAATCGGCGCAATGCTGGTCGAAGGGCGGGACCTGGTGGTCGACGACGGATTCGTCTACGCCCGCACCACCAGCGGCCTCAAGCGCATCGACGTCATCTACCGCCGGGTGGACGATGATTTTCTGGACCCGACCGTGTTCAGGCCGGATTCGCTGCTGGGGGTGCCGGGCCTGATCCACGCTTGCCGGCTGGGAAAGGTGACCCTGGCGAACGCTCCCGGCACCGGGGTGGCCGACGACAAGAGCGTCTACGCCTACGTTCCCGCGATGATCCGCTACTACCTGGACGAGCAGCCGATCCTGGCCAATGCGCCGACATTTCTGTGCCGGCGCGACGACGACCTGGCTTACACGCTCGAAAACCTGGACCAATTAGTCGTCAAGCGGGTCGGCGAGTCCGGCGGCTATGGCATGCTGGTCGGCCCGCACGCCACGGCCGACGAACGCCGCGATTACGCGGAAGGGATAAAGGCCAACCCGGCCGATTTCATCTCCCAGCCGACGCTGGCCCTTTCACGCTCGCCGTGCCTGATCGACGGGCACCTGGAATCCCGCCACGTGGATCTGCGGCCCTTCGTGCTCTGCGGGGCCGCAACCCGTATCGTGCCGGGGGCGTTTTGCCGGGTAGCGCTGCGCCGCGGGTCGCTGGTGGTCAACTCCTCGCAGGGCGGCGGCTGCAAGGACCTCTGGGTGCTGGAGGAATGA
- a CDS encoding alpha-E domain-containing protein, with protein sequence MSQDLLARSAAGLYWMSRYLSRVENLSRLLYLQTEALSDRPVRDIHFGWTRIYRALGREPPWGVLDQFEDDDYLLADSFTLAGDLTFEETNPSSIRACLGLGRDNARQMRQHISAAMWTQLNLAYLGIRDLTIEAVWRLNPEGFFAETEATIHKFWGVTAATMYRGDGWRFIQLGNLVERVQMISGLLVAQSSALEESGEGTDADWISLLRQFHARAAYNQRFGLQIDPGKVLSLLIADPQLPGSLLGSLLYAQTHFHNLEAGPDANAVGAARESLGFLTQSLAGGWTAPSHDRAQLLAINEAGRELHERINSAFFDYPIEDAPRA encoded by the coding sequence ATGAGCCAGGATCTGCTGGCGCGCAGCGCGGCCGGGCTCTATTGGATGAGCCGCTACCTGTCCCGGGTCGAAAACCTCAGCCGACTGCTTTACCTGCAAACCGAGGCGCTGTCCGACCGACCGGTGCGCGACATCCACTTCGGCTGGACCCGCATATACCGCGCGCTGGGGCGCGAACCCCCCTGGGGCGTGCTCGATCAGTTCGAGGACGACGACTACCTGCTGGCCGATTCATTCACCCTGGCCGGCGACCTGACGTTTGAAGAGACCAATCCGAGTTCGATACGTGCCTGTCTGGGTCTCGGCCGCGACAACGCCCGGCAGATGCGCCAGCACATCAGCGCCGCGATGTGGACGCAACTGAACCTGGCCTATCTGGGGATTCGCGACCTGACCATCGAGGCCGTATGGCGGCTCAATCCGGAGGGATTCTTCGCCGAAACCGAAGCGACGATCCACAAATTCTGGGGAGTGACCGCGGCAACCATGTATCGGGGTGACGGGTGGCGATTCATCCAGCTGGGGAACCTGGTAGAGCGGGTCCAGATGATTTCGGGCCTCCTGGTGGCCCAATCATCGGCACTGGAAGAATCCGGCGAAGGCACCGATGCCGACTGGATCAGTCTGTTGCGCCAGTTCCACGCCCGGGCAGCCTACAACCAGCGGTTCGGGCTGCAGATCGACCCGGGCAAGGTGCTCTCCCTGTTGATCGCCGATCCGCAGTTGCCCGGGTCGCTGCTGGGATCGTTGCTTTACGCTCAAACCCACTTCCACAATCTGGAGGCCGGGCCCGACGCCAACGCCGTCGGCGCCGCGCGCGAGTCCCTCGGCTTCCTGACCCAGTCCCTGGCCGGCGGCTGGACGGCTCCCAGCCACGACCGCGCACAGCTGCTGGCCATCAACGAAGCCGGACGCGAACTGCACGAACGGATCAATTCCGCTTTCTTCGACTACCCGATCGAAGATGCGCCCCGCGCCTGA
- a CDS encoding transglutaminase family protein, which produces MRPAPEGALFDVRHLSVYRYAVPVSSCVMSLRLQPRQDRDQRVERCVIEAEPTGSMAAGRDGFGNPWHLLAVRSTHQKLELLSRSRVGTTARSEPSRGAGQVGWDDYRTLAPDPEHWDFIGDSAFARPSPALASFADRNGLSRPVAEPLADLAGLSAAIHREFEFAPGSTTASSPIEDMLESGRGVCQDYAHLMIALARGWGVPSRYVSGYLYIADDAGTPIRQTAMHAWVECLLPDGSWVGFDPANDCLVGGGHIRVAVGRDYGDAAPTAGVYQGGWESELTVEVDVIPAVT; this is translated from the coding sequence ATGCGCCCCGCGCCTGAAGGGGCCCTGTTCGATGTGCGGCACCTCAGCGTGTATCGCTACGCGGTACCGGTCAGCAGCTGCGTCATGTCGCTGCGACTGCAGCCGCGCCAGGACCGCGATCAACGGGTCGAGAGATGCGTGATCGAAGCCGAGCCGACCGGATCGATGGCGGCGGGCCGCGACGGGTTCGGCAATCCCTGGCACCTGCTGGCGGTAAGGAGCACGCACCAAAAGCTCGAGTTGCTCTCCCGGTCCAGGGTTGGGACGACCGCGCGTAGCGAACCTTCCCGCGGCGCCGGCCAGGTCGGCTGGGACGACTACCGGACGCTGGCCCCGGATCCGGAACACTGGGACTTTATTGGTGACAGCGCCTTCGCGCGGCCCTCGCCGGCATTGGCCTCGTTCGCGGACCGGAACGGGCTCTCCCGCCCGGTCGCCGAACCGCTGGCCGACCTTGCCGGCCTGTCGGCGGCGATCCACCGGGAATTCGAATTCGCGCCCGGCAGCACGACGGCCAGCTCCCCGATTGAGGACATGCTCGAATCCGGGCGCGGCGTATGCCAGGACTACGCGCACCTGATGATCGCGCTGGCCCGCGGCTGGGGCGTGCCGTCGCGCTATGTCTCGGGCTACCTTTACATCGCCGACGACGCGGGCACGCCAATCCGGCAAACGGCCATGCATGCCTGGGTCGAATGCTTGCTTCCGGACGGGAGTTGGGTCGGTTTCGATCCCGCCAACGACTGCCTGGTCGGAGGCGGACACATCCGGGTCGCGGTAGGGCGCGACTACGGTGATGCGGCTCCCACCGCCGGTGTGTACCAGGGCGGTTGGGAATCCGAGCTGACGGTGGAAGTCGACGTGATTCCGGCGGTGACCTGA
- a CDS encoding DUF1761 domain-containing protein, translated as MELSHSVNYLAVLVAAIANMVIGAVWFMPAVLGSHWMRFTGLTSEAIENTPHMWASYLGSLAGSILVAYAVARIAAYAAAESVTDAAILMLLIWTGLVLVPLSDEALWERRPVGLFVLVGARWFVALAVITAIVALWV; from the coding sequence TTGGAGCTATCACATTCCGTTAACTACTTGGCGGTACTGGTGGCGGCGATCGCCAACATGGTGATCGGCGCGGTCTGGTTCATGCCGGCGGTGCTCGGCAGTCACTGGATGCGCTTCACCGGCCTTACCAGCGAGGCGATCGAAAACACGCCGCACATGTGGGCCAGCTACTTGGGATCGCTCGCGGGGTCCATCCTTGTTGCCTACGCAGTTGCCCGCATCGCCGCTTACGCCGCCGCCGAGTCGGTCACCGACGCCGCTATCCTGATGCTGCTGATCTGGACTGGGCTCGTGCTCGTGCCGCTTTCGGACGAGGCGCTGTGGGAACGTCGCCCGGTGGGACTGTTCGTCCTGGTCGGAGCCCGCTGGTTCGTGGCCCTGGCGGTGATCACTGCGATAGTTGCGCTTTGGGTCTGA
- a CDS encoding sugar phosphate isomerase/epimerase, which translates to MPNFAAELFTVRDWLGDQHQLHEAVHRLAGVGFEWVELAAVAAVDGPDADTSPATLRRILDDHGLRALSAHRRFGELRDNTEAELEYLQTLGCKMVAPPVIFDVYDYRDFDGYRRFLDDAAPVQEKLSAAGIDFAYHNHSHEFVYFAGTNPMEYLIENSDMQMELDTYWTAISGADPAAMIRRLERRIRYLHCKDAQVFPTDDPDWFAKPEPTWAPVGEGLLNWDAILPAAAAAGTEYYIIEQDICRRDPFDCLASSLQFLKDRVAA; encoded by the coding sequence ATGCCCAATTTCGCCGCCGAGTTATTCACCGTCCGAGACTGGCTGGGCGACCAGCACCAGCTGCACGAGGCCGTCCACCGGCTGGCGGGAGTGGGTTTCGAGTGGGTCGAATTGGCGGCCGTGGCCGCGGTCGACGGGCCCGACGCCGATACCTCGCCGGCGACGCTGCGCCGGATCCTCGACGACCACGGGTTACGGGCCCTGAGCGCCCATCGCAGATTCGGCGAGCTGCGCGACAACACCGAGGCCGAGCTCGAATACCTGCAGACGCTGGGCTGCAAGATGGTCGCACCGCCGGTAATCTTCGATGTCTACGACTACCGCGACTTCGACGGCTACCGGCGCTTCCTGGACGACGCTGCGCCGGTGCAGGAAAAGCTCTCCGCCGCCGGCATCGATTTCGCCTACCACAACCACTCGCACGAATTCGTCTACTTCGCCGGCACCAACCCGATGGAGTACCTGATCGAAAACAGCGACATGCAGATGGAGCTGGACACTTACTGGACCGCGATTTCCGGCGCTGATCCGGCCGCGATGATCAGGCGGCTCGAACGGCGAATCCGCTACCTGCACTGCAAGGATGCCCAGGTTTTCCCGACCGACGACCCGGACTGGTTCGCCAAGCCGGAGCCTACTTGGGCCCCGGTCGGTGAAGGGTTGCTTAACTGGGACGCAATCCTGCCTGCCGCCGCCGCTGCCGGAACCGAGTACTACATCATCGAGCAGGATATCTGCCGGCGAGATCCCTTCGACTGCCTGGCTTCTTCACTGCAGTTCCTCAAAGACCGGGTCGCCGCTTAA
- a CDS encoding uracil phosphoribosyltransferase, with the protein MESGSLPPNLHVSDHPVVSDKLCELRAARTPPRRFRGVVRDLTRLLFYEASTDLITEPTDIKAPLGIARGRRLQGPIALAPVMRAGLGMAETLAQMLPDTVIWHLGIRRDEETLDPIEYYDAEPGIAQVQTCLLLDPMLATGGTAAAACRLLKRRGLAGIRYVGLIAAPEGVARLHDEHPDVPIFVAALDDGLDERGYILPGLGDAGDRQYGTE; encoded by the coding sequence ATGGAGTCTGGCTCGTTGCCCCCAAACCTCCACGTGTCCGACCACCCGGTCGTAAGCGACAAGCTCTGCGAACTGCGCGCCGCCAGGACTCCGCCACGCCGGTTTCGCGGCGTGGTCCGCGACCTCACCCGGCTGCTTTTCTACGAGGCGAGCACGGATCTGATCACCGAACCGACGGACATAAAGGCCCCGCTGGGAATCGCCCGCGGCCGACGCCTGCAGGGTCCGATAGCCCTTGCCCCGGTAATGCGGGCCGGGCTCGGAATGGCCGAAACGCTGGCGCAGATGCTGCCCGATACCGTCATCTGGCATCTCGGCATTCGCCGTGACGAGGAGACCCTGGATCCTATCGAGTACTACGACGCCGAGCCCGGCATCGCCCAGGTTCAGACCTGCCTGTTGCTGGACCCTATGCTGGCGACCGGCGGGACCGCGGCGGCGGCCTGCCGCCTGCTAAAGCGCCGCGGGCTGGCCGGCATCCGCTACGTTGGCCTTATCGCGGCTCCGGAAGGCGTGGCGCGCCTGCACGACGAACACCCCGACGTGCCGATATTCGTGGCCGCTCTCGATGACGGCCTGGACGAGCGCGGCTATATCCTGCCGGGGTTGGGCGACGCCGGCGACCGCCAGTACGGAACCGAATAA
- the melA gene encoding alpha-galactosidase has protein sequence MAISVTFIGAGSLGFTRRLIRDMLCVSELADSRFVLHDIDPEALDRVSRLCRREIELSDLPATIETELDRPTALEGADYVINCARIGGLDAFASDIEIPLRYGVDQCVGDTICAGGIMYGQRSIPKMLEFCHDVVACAKPGALLLNYANPMAMNTWAALDYSDADVVGLCHGVQGGHRLIAKALGAESVTEVEIVAAGINHQTWYLSIVHRGREVEADELLAAMRADPEIARREPVRLDVLERFGYFSTESNGHLSEYLPWYRKRGDEIEGWIDRERWIDGRTGGYLEYCRERNRTFAADYERQLAAASPIEESERSDEHGSHIIEAIETGRPYRGHFNVRNDGAIPNLPPDCVVEVPGYVDRHGINVGQLNDLPLACAATCQASIDVQRMAKEAAVSGDRELLRLAMLHDPLVGAVCSPGEVWSMTEELLTAQAPWLPQYESAA, from the coding sequence ATGGCCATCAGCGTGACATTCATCGGAGCCGGCAGCCTGGGATTCACCCGCCGCCTGATCCGCGACATGCTCTGCGTCAGCGAACTGGCCGACTCCCGCTTCGTACTGCACGACATCGACCCTGAGGCGCTGGACCGGGTCAGCCGACTCTGCCGGCGGGAAATCGAACTCAGCGATCTGCCGGCCACGATCGAGACCGAACTCGACCGGCCTACCGCGCTCGAAGGCGCCGATTACGTAATCAACTGCGCCCGCATCGGCGGCCTGGACGCCTTTGCCTCGGACATCGAGATTCCGCTGCGCTACGGCGTCGATCAATGCGTCGGCGACACCATCTGCGCCGGCGGGATCATGTACGGCCAGCGCTCAATTCCCAAGATGCTCGAGTTCTGCCACGACGTGGTCGCTTGCGCCAAACCGGGGGCGCTGTTGCTCAATTACGCCAATCCCATGGCCATGAACACCTGGGCCGCGCTCGACTATTCCGACGCGGACGTGGTGGGGCTCTGTCACGGCGTGCAGGGCGGGCACCGGCTGATCGCCAAGGCCCTAGGCGCCGAATCGGTTACCGAGGTCGAAATCGTCGCCGCCGGGATCAATCACCAGACCTGGTACCTGAGCATCGTCCACCGCGGCCGCGAAGTAGAGGCCGACGAACTACTGGCGGCGATGCGCGCCGATCCCGAAATCGCGCGCCGCGAGCCGGTGCGGCTGGACGTGCTGGAGCGCTTCGGCTACTTCTCCACCGAGTCGAACGGCCACCTCTCCGAGTACCTTCCCTGGTACCGCAAACGCGGCGACGAAATTGAGGGCTGGATCGACCGCGAACGCTGGATCGACGGGCGCACCGGCGGGTACCTCGAATACTGCCGCGAGCGCAACCGCACCTTCGCCGCCGACTATGAGCGCCAGCTGGCCGCCGCCAGCCCGATCGAGGAATCCGAGCGCTCCGACGAGCACGGCTCGCACATCATCGAAGCGATCGAGACCGGGCGACCCTACCGGGGTCATTTCAACGTCCGCAACGACGGGGCGATCCCGAACCTGCCGCCGGACTGCGTGGTCGAAGTACCCGGCTACGTCGACCGACACGGGATTAATGTCGGGCAGCTCAACGATCTTCCGCTGGCGTGTGCGGCGACCTGTCAGGCATCGATAGACGTGCAGCGGATGGCCAAGGAGGCCGCGGTCAGCGGTGACCGCGAGCTGTTGCGTCTGGCCATGCTGCACGACCCCCTGGTGGGGGCGGTGTGTTCCCCGGGCGAAGTTTGGTCGATGACCGAGGAACTGCTAACGGCCCAGGCGCCTTGGCTGCCACAGTATGAATCTGCCGCCTGA
- the map gene encoding type I methionyl aminopeptidase, which translates to MRRSGQILGTALEEVQAAIRPGITGLELDSIVTKVIRGAGAEPSFLGYAPYGPDNPFPGAICYSVNEMVVHGIPDDRALAPGDVVTVDVGVNYQGLKTDAAWTWSVGEVPAGTSDLLAATRKALDDAVAICGAGTSVEAIARRIEKTVRGAGFAPVVALGGHGVGHQIWEPPHIPNRASGAPRAILEKGATFCIEPIVSAGSDQCRTAPDGWGVYTADGSWAAHFEHTLALTGDGLEVLTQFRAVP; encoded by the coding sequence ATGCGCCGTTCCGGCCAGATCCTGGGCACCGCTCTCGAGGAAGTCCAGGCCGCAATCCGCCCCGGAATCACCGGCCTGGAACTCGATTCGATCGTGACCAAGGTGATCCGCGGCGCCGGCGCCGAACCCAGTTTCCTGGGGTACGCACCCTACGGCCCGGACAACCCCTTCCCCGGCGCAATCTGCTATTCCGTCAACGAGATGGTCGTGCACGGCATACCGGACGATCGGGCGCTGGCACCTGGCGACGTTGTCACGGTCGACGTCGGCGTCAATTACCAGGGCCTGAAAACCGACGCCGCCTGGACCTGGTCGGTGGGCGAGGTCCCGGCAGGGACTTCCGATCTGCTCGCCGCGACCCGCAAAGCCCTCGACGACGCGGTCGCAATCTGCGGTGCCGGGACCAGCGTGGAGGCGATCGCGCGCCGCATCGAAAAGACGGTTCGTGGCGCCGGATTCGCGCCGGTGGTGGCGCTGGGCGGGCACGGCGTCGGGCATCAGATCTGGGAGCCCCCGCACATTCCCAACCGGGCCAGCGGAGCGCCGCGCGCGATCCTGGAAAAGGGCGCCACATTCTGCATCGAACCGATCGTTTCGGCCGGTTCCGACCAGTGCAGGACCGCCCCCGACGGGTGGGGCGTCTACACCGCCGACGGCAGTTGGGCGGCGCATTTCGAGCACACCTTGGCATTGACCGGAGACGGGCTGGAAGTACTCACCCAGTTCCGCGCGGTGCCCTGA